TTATAGCAAACTCATATCCAACGGGTGCTCATAAAAATATTGTCAAATATTCATGTAGCTTTGCATATAATGTATCTTCTCCAGCGTGGGAGAGAAGTTTCCTGCAGCATGCACGCATTGAACCTGTAAGTAAGAATAAAATGATCTTTTTTTTAGCATAAAATGATCTATGATTGCCGCAAAAATGCTTTGAATCCTTAATCTTTCCCTGGATTAATGTTTAACACAGTTAACAAAGTCCGTTTCTTTCCGTACTTCAGTATTACAATCGACCAGTTACCAGCCACTCTCAGACAAAATTAAAGTTAGGTCAAACCAAGATCTTTTTGCGGCATGATCGGTAGACAAACTGTTAACTAAAACATGACATTCTCAAGTTCCAAGGAATGTGACATCACTTCTTGCGTCTGGAGGAAGTCCTCGCCAAATTTGTCGGCAAATTTACCCACAGAAAGGTGTTTTCCTCATTATTAACACGGGTTCAGCTTGAAAAGGATTTTGGTTTTCAGTTTTCTCCACATGCTTCTGAACGCTTCTTTGAAATGTTTGTCATGAAATGGATACAAGAATGGATTAAGAGCAGAATTCATGAATCCCATTGTTAGAAAAACGTCATAAAGTATAAAAGGAATCTCTACTTCGTCACACAAATTTCCGATTAAACTAATTGTTACGAAGGGAAACCAGCAGAGATAGAACAGAAGAACAATTAGGCCGATGTACCGTGACCCTCGAACTATCCGTCTCATtctttttttctcccttttttcatttcttggaGGTGCAGGGTCCGAGGCTCCTATTAGATTGGAGAGCGTGGTACAGTTGCTTGAATTTGTGGATTCGTTTGTGTTCAGGGAAATGTTGTTCTCTATTTCGATCACTCTTTGAATGTGCCGAGATACTATACCGTAGATCAAAGACCAAAATATTGCCATAAATATCATAGGAAGGACGAAATTGACGATGTTCACTGTGACGTTGTAGTCTCTTGTGGAAAGGAAATAACAGTAGCCATCTTCAACGGCCGGAAGATCAATTTTCCATCCCATAACAGGAAGACACGCCCAAATAACGGCGTAAACCCACAGCCAGCAAATTATAAAGACAGCTCTTCCAGGTGTCATTAATGTATTATATCGGAGAGGCATCTTTAGCACTAAATATCGGTCCACAGTGACAGCACACAGGTTGATAATTGAGCTCGGAACGGCCAGTAAATACATTGTGGTATAAAGACTGCACATGAATTCACCGTGTGTCCATAAGTGAGCCTTTGTACTAGCGTCCAGATGAAATGATGTGACAAATCCTGTTGTTAAGATATCCGATACTGCCAGAGAAATTACAAAGTAGTTAGTTACACTTGTTCTTAATTTCCTGTAAAAGACAAACGCGTATACAACAATGAAGTTGCCCACGAGTGCCGCGACAGTGATTCCAATTTCTGCGAGATAGAGGAAGGCGTACATAACTTCATGCCATTTCTGGGCACCAGATGTAGGTAGCGGATATCCGGTTACAAGGTAGATGGACTCATTCACTGACAAGCTAGAGTTTGAGGTGTTCATTTTATGAGCTTTTTACAGCGGGTGTATTTACCTATAAAGAAAAGACAATTATTTCTCAGTTGATTGACAAAAAGGGAGATATGCCTATCCAGGACAAAAAGATTTGAAGCTTTTCCCGTTTTTGGAATAGACCTTAAAGTTCCCATAACGTGAAAATTTTTATCTCCATATTCGAAAGTCCATAATATAAAATGAACTTTTGCGAAATAATTTTTCGACTCGAACGAGACGCAAATTTTCTACAATGttttcaatcctacttttatttggtacacctcTTCCTCTGATCAGGACTGTCACGGGCTCACTGTGACGTAAGTTAAGAAATGCTTGTTAGCGTGGGTTATTTACAACAAGCTTtattaccaaaataaaaaaagttaaggtttacaataatttataatatattaatacaaaaaaaggtAATGTTTACTCAGGataactaaaaagctaatcGAGCTGAGTAAAACTAAGTAATGTTTAAATAGAGAAGGTATGTTGGCACTAAAGCATGAGTAAatcaattacatgtaattagtaGATAAAAAGAGatggaaaggaaaaataaattaaaaaataattaaataaatgaaaataaataaataaataaataaattccagttgaaaactCATGAGCAGTAAGACTGTAAGATGTTTAACTTGACTTTGTTTTGAAacgttttaaggacggtgtctactaattaaagatatttttgccccggtgtgtgattatgcaggaaatgtagatcttaacaagtgttattgaaatccaaaaagaaaattgggggtaaccacgcatttttcaaagataattcatgaataatatttgtaaaaagctttaaaatacaaagcaatgtatggcgttctttctcaaattgaagcttaattatctctcaaaaatgcatggttatccccaattttctttttggataccaagagtacttactaagatctactttctccggatagttttaaaccgcgcaaaaatatccctgtattagtaagcatcaccgataggaaatccgagtatctcgagatgcgcagaacgtatgcgcaataacaatagtaggcaccgtccttaaggggcAGGTGTTTAATGCTTTCTTCAAGGTGATTCCAAACTTTTACAGCTGCAAAGCGAATGTTGAATTTACCATAGTTAGCTTTGATGGTATTGATATAATAGGTTGATTTAGAAGCAAGCCTGGTATATTGTATGAGTGTACAGATGCtactgattgaaaaaaaattgtcaaaggaAGATGGAAGAAGATTATAGTAATAGTGATACATAAGGAGTGCATTGTGAAGGGTAACAAGATCAGTTAATTTCAGGATCTCAAATTCCTTAAAAAGAGGCTCAGAGTGTTCATCTGGTTTTGAAAAGTTACAATACGTATAGCTCTCTTTTGAAGAGTTATTAAGGGTTTAAGAGTAGAACTATAAGGATTGCCCCAAATTGATAAACCATAGGTGAGAAAGGGGTAAATAATTGAATAATATAATTGATGTGATatttttctatttgttttctAAGTGgtcaacgccaaggtatcgctctGTGATCGTTTTcggtatttttcagtaaacgaaaaatgtaTCATGTCTATGTCTATCATCGAGGAAAGTGTCTCTGAATCCTGAAGCGAATACAGCAGCGAAACTGAGGATTTTCAAATAGGGCTTTTGGGCAACTAGAAACCCACAACTACATGGAACCCTACGCGGAAGAACCACcagcagacgaggaatggcttcaaaattacagaaaagaacaagaggataacgaagatctcaagaggGAATTAAATCAACGCTTATATAATGCTGCTCCGGTACAAGCAAATATCGTCCGTCAGTCTTCAATGATCTTTTCATTTAGCTGTTCATATGATAATAAAAGTCATCCTCTTTGAAATGAATTGAGCACAATGAcgaagttttaccgggcttccAGTTCTTTCTTCTCACCAGGACAAAATCTACgaccatttttccttcttttttgagttATTGTGTTTTCCGAGTACAAGGAGTTGAAGGAATCCTATGGCATAATTATTCCTTTTTCAGGATCTGCTGTGTTGTTACATTAGCGGCTACGCATCTTTCAGGCATTTTTTCGCATCAACCTGTGTGAAACTTGTGTGTCAAATCCTCATGTCCGGTGATCACGttttccttaatctacgtcagaAGTCGAGAAAAGGCTTGAGCGAATTGTGTGCCAAAATGATGAGCaatttaaacgcttttaaaaaaTCGAAGAAAAGTCACCTCTCCTTCGAATCGAAAAATTATTTcacaaaagttaattttttaatatggactttcaaataggaaaataaaaaaattcacgtTATGGGCACTTAAAAAAACAGGGCCAAAGTCCCATCCCACTCGGGACAATGTTGTTCAGGAAGATCAGAAAATAACCCAGTCGTGGTTCAacattggcttttttttttttttgttttttcagttaGATATGGACAAGAAAGTTAAGAACAAGTGAAGATGCAACTAAATTAAGTGTATTTAACTTTAAagcctgtccaaacggtaaatgttttacggtaaaacatgctaaaacattgttgtttggcaaaacatttttccgtttggccaccttgttttgtgttgtttaaacatgtttcaacatgttttaacgtgttgggtaagatttgaactctgtcaaacattcgataaaacatcttaaaacatttcttttgttctcgtgtttggtcagcgatgttttgcgcgtttggacagatgcttaaaacatgtttgatgcgcgcatgcgtgttgactctattaggttgtttgtatccatggatacggtgtcgcgtcacgcgctcatttctctcaagatggcgaacgaagaggacgttttagtcgatcTGTCAGAAAATGTTATCGAAGATAAGTCTACACCAAACAGGAAAGGAAGTAAAGTTAGGACAAGGAGATGGACTGACGAAGAGACGGACATTCTTATCgatatgtttgaggaaagcgccTGTCTATGGGACATATTTAGCAAAGACTATCACATGAAGGATAAGCGTGACAAAGCTTATGAGAAAATTCAGGAAGAACTGAACATACCGATTACCGAgataaagaacaagataattggcctgcgttcgcagcttagtcgtaaagttgctaaaacaaaccaaaatgataaaacatgttttaagatgttttatgccgtttggccactctgtaaaacatcggcatgttttaatctaaaacatgtttaagcatgttttacggtaaaacatttaccgtttggacaggcctttagTTTCGCGATCTTTTGGTCTTCAAAATCTTTATTCATTATCAGCGCAAATTTGATTTTTATGTGCTTTTCAATTGGTATCGTAAAACCGATGCGATTCCCTCGACCAATCACAACAGATTGACACAGACCATCAAATAAGCCGATCACATTGCAGAAAAATTAAGATACAGCAGGCGCGCATGTGCTCAGCAAGTGAAGATAATCAGTCCGAGCAAGCTTACCGTTTGAAACTCGCCCAAAAACCAAGCTTACGCGATCGCAATTCTTTTTGCTACTTAAGTTAAAAATCTCTTTAAGCTAAAACATTTACTATTCGTTATCCTTCCGATACTctcattattttgtttaaaaggGTTAACTATCCAGTCACCACTTATGTTAAAGTCTCGTACACTTTATAAATAACCCACGTAAAAATCTTCTCAACCATATTCAACATGAACAATCCCAAAGCTTCGTTCAAAGTCGTAACATCTTTTCCCCTGTATCTAAATCTATTGTCATAACAACAAAATTTTGATGAAATGATCTCGCGACTGGATTGTGGGCGTGGCCGGTGAGCAAAGATATCGCAACCTGACAAAAAGTTTGATTTATGGAATGGAATCATCGCTAAAATCATCAAGCAGGTCACGAACAGTCTGTAAAGA
The genomic region above belongs to Montipora capricornis isolate CH-2021 chromosome 5, ASM3666992v2, whole genome shotgun sequence and contains:
- the LOC138048827 gene encoding octopamine receptor beta-2R-like; translated protein: MNTSNSSLSVNESIYLVTGYPLPTSGAQKWHEVMYAFLYLAEIGITVAALVGNFIVVYAFVFYRKLRTSVTNYFVISLAVSDILTTGFVTSFHLDASTKAHLWTHGEFMCSLYTTMYLLAVPSSIINLCAVTVDRYLVLKMPLRYNTLMTPGRAVFIICWLWVYAVIWACLPVMGWKIDLPAVEDGYCYFLSTRDYNVTVNIVNFVLPMIFMAIFWSLIYGIVSRHIQRVIEIENNISLNTNESTNSSNCTTLSNLIGASDPAPPRNEKREKKRMRRIVRGSRYIGLIVLLFYLCWFPFVTISLIGNLCDEVEIPFILYDVFLTMGFMNSALNPFLYPFHDKHFKEAFRSMWRKLKTKILFKLNPC